ACTTTTAACTTCTAAATTCTTAAAAATTAGGCTTTACCTAACATTTTATTTCAATTGTATTTTTTTAGTTACAATTTTAtcaaatagtcttttaccctgaTTCTCAATTTCTCAACTTGATCACAAATATAACaagatgatttttataaaaatgatggcATGTCTTCGTAGTAAGCGGTTTTACTTCCCGGATATTGTCGACCTAAGGGTGTGTCTTGGTAGCGTGtattttagttgatttttttaaaaatattgtgTTAGTGTCACATACATGTCATAAAACTGGTATTCATAATGCATAGTTTAACGAAATAGTTGAATTAGTTTAACGAAATAGTTGAATAAGATGAAATCCTTAGTTAACATTCAAAGTATTTAGAGTTTAATGGAGTaaatgtttattgatttttgtagTTGAATGTTCAATGAGAAAAAAACAAGTTTTttctaattatttaaaaaaaaatatgctATTGAACTTTATAGTTGAAGTTGTATGAAAAGTCAATATGTCATATACACTATGGATTTTCTAATAAAATGTCACAATGGTCAAATACATCCAAAATCGTGTTTTTAAGGTCTAAATTATTGTTTTTTTGAACTATCGATCATACAAAGAAAAATATAATTCTCAAataattatataatgaaaatttatcattaatcaaaaaaataataacaataaaaactTACAACCAGATTCTCACAAATCCGAGAGATGCATGCATGTGATTTTATTTGTTTGTTCATTAAATCCTTCAACAATACCTCTCAAGGGCATCCCAATTCGCTGCCATAAGCTTAGCGGCTTTCCTTCCCATAATTTTGTCAGCATCACGTAAACAATCCATAATGCAAACTAAACCAATAACCTCCCCCTTCTCTATAACAGGCAATCGTGTAACTTCTCCTGCATGCATAATTTAATTCATAAGATTATAGAAAAGGTTCATCAAAAAGTAATTAAGCCCAATATAAATTATTTGTTACAAACTAAACCTTGCACCATCTTCTGTAGGGCTTCCACATAAAGAGTATCAGACAAAACAAAAATCGGATTCCATGTCATCACCTTCGAAACAGGTGTGTTCACCAAATGATCAATCCCATGATTAATAACTCTTGTTGCAatatccttcaaaacatcaaaaacacATGAACTTTATTCTAATCCGATCAATCAATCACAATGTAACATGGCTATACATGTGACGATTGATCAAGACAATTAAACCTCCTGTGTCAATATGCCACTGAGTAACCCAATTGAGTCGATGAGTACAAGAAAATCAACGTCACAAGCAGCCATATGACAACGGGCTTCATAAATAGTTGTTGTGTCGGGTAATGTCACCAATGGACGTAAGTACTGCTTTACTGTTTGATCTTCGTTTAAGCTCCTCTTATTTTAGAAACACAGTTAATTAATCAGGTTTCGGATGTTTAATTAAAAtgacaaaattaaataaatatttcatCAAAGACTCGTGATATTTTGACCCAAAATCTAATATATTAGCGGAGGATGATTCGTACGTTCTTAGTTCGTTTGGTAGTATTTGAAAATGGATATCCTAGATTGCTCCAGATGACGACGTCGTACAGCTGATTGTTGTGGTGGTGGAATGACAAATTCATCATAGGCTTCATAGAGATTGACAAAGAATCGAAAGCAACAAGGTCGATGAAAGACGTATGAAGGAAGTGAAGGCAGTCGGCGACGTCTATGGTCGGCCGTTGTGATGGCGTGGAGAGCGTCTCCAGGGTCGACGAGGCTGAAGAGGAGGAAAGGAGGAGACAGCGAGGGGTGGGTTGTCGGTCTCGGTGGATGCAACAATGCGATCGGGGGTTGAAGATGGGTCACCTTTGGTGCTTGCCTGGATcgaagagaagaagaaaagagaatggAAGCAGCGGGATGTGGGGTTTGCCATTGGTTTCCGGTGACAAAGCCCCGACATTGGGTTATTTGGTGATCGAGAAGGCAGCAACGATTCAACAACaggtaaggtttttttttttttttttttttttttttttttttttttttttttttgatttggtAGACCTTGATAGGCTCAAGTGGGTGTTTGTTTGATTCcctttttttgttatgttttgacTGAAATTTGTGgagtttgaggtgagtttttgGGTTTGCTTTTTAACAGAAATTGATGAGCTTAATCAATAgattttggtggtgttttgttgCTTGAATTAAATAGGAAGAAGATGAACGGGAGTGACGAGAAGGAAGCCTTCAATCCACCTTGGGCTACAATGAACTTAACAGTATCAATTCACTCTTGATGTCGTTGTAGTTGATCaataataaaaaacaaatcaTGAAGGGGGTGCATGAatggttgtatttatttatgaataacacGTGTATTCATTTATTAACAACAGTGTAATTACGTGTGAATGGTTGTATTTATTCATTAATAGTAGTGTATTAATCTGAAtgagtgtatttatttatgattatatgtattcatTATATGATAGAAtgtgtattaatttataaataacagtgtattcatttgtgaattgcaatgtattcatgtatgaatgattgtatttatttatgaaaagTAGTGTATTCATGTGAATGAGTGTATTTATTTACGATTAGAGGTATTCAttttatgaagaaatgataatttttataCTATTTTTATTTTCAATCGATGAAAAATGCattgaattatttgtaatttgatgtgTTTTCATTTATGATTGGAAGTGTATTGATTTGGGATTGGATTTCtatgctttttttttttgaaaaagaaaaacgtgaaatattagaaaataataaattttttagattttcttttcagatttaaaataaaaagaaatattaattttttaggTAATTTTTTTGAAACGGTCATAAATtatttttgggaaaaatcataaaaaaaatatttatatatatttcgtTAACTaaaaggaaatattaattttttaggtaattaaaatcattatccctagattttaggaaatcattaattaatatttatataaagttactattatacccttataAAATGAATGGTTCAGAACTGCTCTCAACGTtatcaaccttttaggtgtttttTCATTTGATcatcttcatatatatatatatatatatatatatatatatatatatatatatatatatatatatatatatatatatatatatatatatataaattgtgaTTTACAGTTAGCATTCTTCCTAAACTCACACATCATTACTCTGATTGGATAtgctaaaacaaaataatatcaaGAACAATACAAAAGTAGTCAAACCAAATACAATACATGCTAAAGTTTTTGAGAATTTATATCAAGGTTAAAAAGATCTAAACCTATGTGAACGATACAATTCATTTCAATGTCAATAAATATTTATTGTTGAGTTCAATTGCTAATCTCCATGATATTTTTTTGAGATACAGATATATTTGTTGAAATTCAAGAAGTATACATAGAATTAAACGGTGAGTGTATTACAATTAATTCAAATTGAgagtaattagttttttttttaaaacgaaAATTAGGAAATGATTTGGTTTAAACGGAAATTAGAAAACCATATTTTTTAAGTTCATGATTTATATCAAAACTATGTAGTTTAGAAGCAAAACGACGTAGTATTAGAAGTTTTATATCTAATATAAGATACATGATAACCATATATTCATTTAAGTGTTGTCCCAAACAAAACACACGCATAAGTTTTTTACTTCCAAGTCTGCGGAAAACAAACTGCTACAAGATAAAAAGTGTTGTGTGTATGCTGTTCCATAcgttataaaatgattttaatagggttttagaaaaaaaaaaaaagaagaaaactaACACCTAAATCGAAGAGTATGGTTTGTCCAAAATTTGTACATACATGCTATGTATGTCTTTTATCAATTTATTAAGAAAATGGTTGGGTTGTTGACAAACATGCATTTAATAATGGTGACAGTAGTCCACACTCCACCGCTGTCATTTCATCCTTCTTGATCCACACACACAGTGTATGTGAACACAACACAAACACATATTCTGTGATCACATCCCACAAGATTTCACACCCCCCAAAATAATGGACACCAAAAAAGATCATATAACTTTACCTTCTACAATGCCTTTCTCTCGTTCCTGAATTCCAAAGaaagataaagaaaaaaaatcctcAGTCGAACAACTTTTGCTTTTTCTTTAATCCCACACTCCAATCATCTGCCTCTCTCTCTATCTGTTCTGCAAAAAAGTTTTTGGGGTTTTGCAGTGCAGCTCATGAAGAAATCATTGCTTCTAGTTGATGCAAATGAGTATCTTTTACTTCTTCTATTCGTTTCAgctaccttcttcttcttcacctccTTCGCTTGCTCCAATGGCGGATGCCAGGTTTGTCAAATTTCCGTTTCTCTAAACTTGTGTTACTTTTCGATTTCTGTAGATCTATTCAATTTCGGTTTGATTTTATGCGAATTGTTGAATGATTTGATTCCGAAATGTGAGCAGATACTAGAATCGTGCTCTGCAGCGACTGATTGTGCAGTTGGTTTGTATTGTGGTAATTGCGCTCAATCGGGGAAAACTCAACCTTTTTGCATTAGAGGTCAAGCTAATGTCCCTACCTCCATTGTAAGTCCTTCCGAAATTGAAGTCTTAATCACGCCTGTTAGTTTCAAAATTTAAGCTCACGTTTCAATGGTTTTGGTCATTAATGGAGGTCAGATCGGTGGGTTGCCTTTCAACAAATACACATGGCTTGTAACACATAATGCGTTTTCCATTGTCGATGCTCCCCTCTTGACAGGTCCTGAGAGAATCACATTTTACAATCAAGAAGATTCTGTCACCAACCAGTTAAGAGtatgtttatattgatttttaAACACCTGTTAATGGTTTTTCTACTTTTCTTCAATTCTTATCATcaatgtgtttacttgtatctgTTTGAATCGATATTAGAATGGAGTAAGAGGATTAATGTTGGATATGTACGACTTTGAGAACGATATCTGGCTCTGCCACTCATTTCATGGCCAATGTTTCAACATCACTGCCTTTGTAATCATCTTCTCTCATATTTAAATTGTTCATACAAAAAATCATAATTACATAAGGAGTGAACCTGATTGTTTGAATTATATATTGTGAATAGCAACCTGCGATTAACACATTGAGGGAAGTGGAAGCGTTCTTGAGTTCCAATCCTAGTGAGATTGTGACAATTATAATAGAGGATTATGTTCATACTCCAAAAGGGTTGAATAAGCTATTCATGGATGCTGGTTTGGATAAATACTGGTTCCCTGTTTCCAAAATGCCCAAAAAAGGTGAGGATTGGCCAACTGTCACCAATATGGCACAAGACAATCATCGGTTGTTGGTTTTCACTTCTGATTCTTCAAAAGAAGCTTCCGAAGGTGTCGCTTATCAATGGAGATACATGGTGGAAAATGATCGTAAGTACAACTATTCTATGTGTGATcataatattcttacagattcttCTAACAACCCCTGATCTGGCCCACACTAAATTAGATACACAACAACCTGCTAAGATGTCTTTTATGTCAACTATCTTGTAGACTGTTGTGTACCTTATTCTTCCAACAACCCTTAAGCTGACCCACACTGATTTCAGGTACACAAAAGTCTGCCAGATGTCTTTTATGTCAGCTGTCTAGCAGACTGTTGTGTACCTTATTCTTCCAACAACCGTTGAGCTTGCCCATACTGATTTTAGGTACACACACAGCCAGCTAGATTTCTTTTATGTCAGGTAGCTAGCAGGCTGGTGTGTACCTTATTCTTCCAACAACCCCTAAGCTGATCCACATTGATTTTAGGTACACAACAGCCTGCTAGATGTCTTTTATGTCAGCTAGCAGGCAGGCTGTTGTGTACCTTATTCTCCCAACAACCTGTGAGCTGACCCACACCGATTTCAGGTTCACAACAGCCTGCTATATGTCAGCTAGCTAGCAGGTTGTTGTGTACCTTATTCTTCCAACAACCCTTGGCCCACATTGATTTTAGGTACACAACATCCTGCTAGATGTCTTTGTATGTCAGATATAGCTAGCAGGCTGTTGCGTACCTTTTGCATAGATAGATAtctgattaattttttttcttcagcTGGGGATCCAGGAATACAACAAGGGTCATGTCAGAACAGAAAAGAATCAAAGTCACTTACTTCAAAATCATCATCTCTTTTTCTCCAAAATTATTTTCCAACAATGCCTGTACAAGCAGAAGCTTGCAAAGAGCATTCAACTCCATTGATGGACATGGTCGGGACCTGCTACAAGGCTGCTGGGAATGTTATGCCCAACTTCTTGGCTGTCAATTTCTACATGGTATTTTCATAGTCTCCTtacaagggtaaattggtcaattatTAGTATTATGCTAACTTGTGAGTTTGTTTATCAGAGAAGTGATGGAggtggtgtttttgatgctttggATCGAATGAATGGCCAAACTTTATGTGGCTGTGTTTCCATCACTGCTTGCCAGGTCAGCATTCATATcctttttataattaaattcaagAAATAGAAATTTACTAATAATAAAGAAAGTGAAATAGAAACAAATGAAAGTATAATTATATAacatacaaataaataaaagtatgttgctattattgtaTGTAGGCAGGAGCACCTTTTGGAACTTGTAGAAACAATGCGGTGTTGAATTCAACTTCACCAACGGGTCCTTCCGGAAGCTTTTCAGGAACTGTGCAGTTGACTGGATCTGCTTCTAGAATAAAACCTACAAGTTTTTTAGTCATTTATGGATTTCAATTTTTCGTAATATTGTTggtattatattttaataaataaataaatatatatgtataatgttGTGACTTCATATATTAAGTTAAAAATTAGACCAGGTATATATACTTCATGctcgttttacacacatcaaaatGTCAACAAGTATGGTGGATGGATCATGAAGCAAGTAATTTCAAATTTgggtatgtttatttatttatttatttttttttttataactcaTGGCATTTTAAAACAAATTGAATTTTAAATTATTATAAATTTAATTACAGAGAGTAAGTATGGGAGATTGAGAAGGAGGATTCGGGAGTTGCTTGTATTCGTTTATTTGAAGTGTAATGTTCCCACTTTATCGCATGTTATATTATTAAAGGgtgatttttaattttaatttttttttcatcttcATTAATCCACAATTAATTCCATCATTCTTCCATATACAATTTGCTATAACTTGTTTCCAATTTATAAGATATCCGAAACTGAAGTTCATCATCAAAGTTCATATATTCGTCATTAACGTTCAAGATTTATGTCAAGATTAgttcttatgttttttttttccacgtTCGAGTCCAACATGTCCAATTAAATAATCTGTGATCACGACCTTTATTTCACAATTGTATTAATTGTTGAACATTGTCTAAAAGTGGATGCAAAATACCTAAGATAATATCCGAACGTATCAGTTATTTATGTTTGTGTTGTTGTTTATGATTGTTTATACGTTGTATGTATATAAATTATGATATTTCTTctataaacaataataaatgtGAATCCGAAATAATATTTGGTTATAACTAGTGGTGATGTTCCCTTGCATTGAGTTTATTAATAGGGCGGTCCAGACGGTGAGCAACCCGGACGACTGTCTAGGGCCCACGTCTCTAGAGGGCCCCAAATTCATGGGCTAcgtagtgtgtgtgtatatatatatatatatatatatatatatatatatatatatatatatatatatatatatatatatatatatatatatatatatatatatatatatatatatataaattattatataaaattttttTAGGGCGTAAAGTGGTTCAAACTCAAATTAACTCAAAAGATAAATAATTTGGCTTCTTGTTATTGCTAATTGAACACATCTATACCGAAGCATAAATGActttttttaatctttattatatttgtctttgaAGAGCCATTTTTTTTCCTCCCCAGCCCCGTATATGTTTGTACCAGCCCTGTTTATTAATAATACTATATGTTTTATTGAATGAAATAATATAAAAGGTTGGTACGTAAGATTACTTATGTAATTTAAGAGAAATACCATATTTATTAAAACAAATaataagtgattatagaaagtaggggtgagcatttggacatGTGGATATGATCAGACCGTTTTTTTTGGACCACCGGGCCGGTTTTCTGTTCTAAGATTTGAGGGCGGTCCGGTCCCGGTTTTTTACCGGTCAGGTCCGGCCGGTTCCGGGTAAAATCGGTTGGACCGgcttatttataaaataaaaagttaAGTTTTTAAACAAGTATATCTCATTCATTTTAAGTCAGATTGATATTCGATTTTTTTCAACGTGTAATTTAaagtttgtagatgattttatactataattttgttgttatattcaatgagttacactCCATCAAACTttggatatcaaagctgaaatattttagcttttcagcaataaattaaaattttgtattCTGTTAAATTGTTTAAACGAACATATCTTATTCGTTTTTAGTCGGATTGACATGCATTTTTTTTTCAACGTGTAATTTAaagtttgtagatgattttataattttgttgtttttgatattATATTCATTGAGTTACTATCAATCAAAGTaaggatatcaaagctgaaatattccAGCTTTTCAACAATTATTTtatacaattattactttttattaaatattaacaccattttcattatgtgtttatttagaGATTACACAAGCTTTAAACATTTTAGATTTAGA
The genomic region above belongs to Lactuca sativa cultivar Salinas chromosome 4, Lsat_Salinas_v11, whole genome shotgun sequence and contains:
- the LOC111879168 gene encoding PI-PLC X domain-containing protein At5g67130 → MKKSLLLVDANEYLLLLLFVSATFFFFTSFACSNGGCQILESCSAATDCAVGLYCGNCAQSGKTQPFCIRGQANVPTSIIGGLPFNKYTWLVTHNAFSIVDAPLLTGPERITFYNQEDSVTNQLRNGVRGLMLDMYDFENDIWLCHSFHGQCFNITAFQPAINTLREVEAFLSSNPSEIVTIIIEDYVHTPKGLNKLFMDAGLDKYWFPVSKMPKKGEDWPTVTNMAQDNHRLLVFTSDSSKEASEGVAYQWRYMVENDPGDPGIQQGSCQNRKESKSLTSKSSSLFLQNYFPTMPVQAEACKEHSTPLMDMVGTCYKAAGNVMPNFLAVNFYMRSDGGGVFDALDRMNGQTLCGCVSITACQAGAPFGTCRNNAVLNSTSPTGPSGSFSGTVQLTGSASRIKPTSFLVIYGFQFFVILLVLYFNK